A window of the Cicer arietinum cultivar CDC Frontier isolate Library 1 chromosome 6, Cicar.CDCFrontier_v2.0, whole genome shotgun sequence genome harbors these coding sequences:
- the UGT73AC1 gene encoding probable UDP-glucosyl transferase 73B6, whose product MQANGHIIPCIDLARLFFSRGLKVTIITTHLNVPLISRTIGKSKINIKTIQFPSPQHTGLPEGCENSESALAPDKFIKFMKATILLREPLEHVLQQEQPNCLVSDMFFPWSTDSAAKFNIPRIVFHGLGFFPLCVLACIRQYKPQEKVSSYTEPFLVPNLPGEITLTKMQLPQVPQHDKVFAQLLEESNESELKSYGVIANSFYELEPVYADHYRNELGRKAWHLGPVSLCNRETEEKACRGRESSIDEHECLKWLQSKQPNSVVYVCFGSMTVFGDAQLKEIAMGLEASEVPFIWVVKKGAKSEGEKSEWLPEGFEERIKGKGLIIRGWAPQVMILDHECVGGFVTHCGWNSTLEGVCGGCSMVTWPMYGEQFYNAKFLSDVVKIGVGVGVQTWIGMGGGEVVKKDVIEKAVKRIMVGDEAEEMRNRAKEFGNMAKRAVEVGGSSYNDFNSLIQDLRSRAH is encoded by the coding sequence CCAACGGCCACATCATACCATGCATAGACCTTGCAAGACTCTTCTTTTCAAGAGGACTCAAAGTCACCATCATCACAACCCATCTCAACGTACCCCTCATTTCAAGAACCATTGGGAAATCCAAAATCAACATCAAAACCATTCAATTTCCTTCACCTCAACACACTGGTTTACCTGAAGGTTGCGAAAATTCTGAGTCAGCATTAGCTCCAGACAAGTTCATCAAATTCATGAAAGCCACAATACTTCTAAGGGAACCACTTGAACATGTTTTACAACAAGAACAACCCAATTGTTTAGTTTCCGACATGTTCTTTCCTTGGTCTACTGATTCTGCAGCAAAATTCAACATTCCTAGAATCGTTTTTCATGGTTTGGGTTTTTTCCCTCTCTGTGTTTTGGCTTGTATAAGACAGTACAAGCCTCAAGAAAAAGTTTCATCTTACACAGAACCTTTTCTGGTTCCTAATCTTCCAGGTGAAATAACATTGACGAAGATGCAGTTACCGCAAGTTCCTCAGCATGATAAAGTTTTCGCTCAGTTGTTAGAAGAGTCTAATGAATCAGAGTTGAAAAGCTATGGTGTTATTGCAAACAGTTTCTATGAACTTGAACCTGTTTATGCTGATCATTATAGAAACGAGCTTGGAAGAAAAGCTTGGCATTTGGGACCAGTTTCTTTATGTAACAGAGAAACTGAAGAAAAAGCATGCAGAGGAAGAGAATCATCGATCGACGAACACGAGTGTTTAAAATGGCTTCAATCTAAGCAACCCAATTCAGTTGTTTATGTTTGTTTCGGTAGCATGACAGTTTTCGGGGACGCTCAGCTTAAGGAAATTGCAATGGGTCTTGAAGCTTCTGAGGTTCCATTCATATGGGTTGTGAAGAAAGGAGCGAAAAGCGAAGGCGAAAAATCGGAGTGGTTACCAGAAGGGTTTGAGGAAAGAATAAAAGGTAAAGGTTTAATCATAAGAGGTTGGGCACCACAAGTGATGATTTTGGATCATGAATGTGTTGGTGGGTTTGTGACACATTGTGGTTGGAATTCAACATTGGAAGGTGTTTGTGGAGGGTGTTCAATGGTGACTTGGCCTATGTATGGAGAACAATTTTACAATGCAAAGTTTTTGAGTGATGTGGTTAAGATTGGTGTTGGTGTTGGAGTGCAAACGTGGATTGGAATGGGTGGTGGTGAGGTTGTTAAGAAAGATGTTATAGAGAAGGCTGTGAAAAGGATTATGGTTGGTGATGAAGCAGAGGAAATGAGAAACAGAGCAAAGGAATTTGGGAACATGGCAAAACGAGCTGTGGAAGTTGGTGGATCGTCTTATAATGATTTTAACTCTTTGATTCAAGATTTAAGGTCACGTGCACACTAA